The following proteins come from a genomic window of Acidobacteriota bacterium:
- a CDS encoding PIG-L family deacetylase, producing the protein MTDGKTKTVLVITAHPADAFDLAAGTIALHRQRGDQVHVASVTHGARSHAPSIYDDKQEALDEAREAQLLQEIIQEKKQEFEAAARAVDATATHFLGEDDEPFVTTRRVILRLAELYRTVRPDILITHHRTEQNHHDHPEVGDASARAIVTAARWLEGSRLEPYDVPTVYYYGTQDRRDVRINRGTVGVAATHVVDIESVVDQKREALKAFATQKYQGKGYATPEYLNRRLESVEGHYGLFSGCRYAEEFIARGPHVTRLLPSVR; encoded by the coding sequence ATGACAGATGGAAAGACCAAGACTGTACTCGTGATCACGGCCCACCCGGCCGACGCCTTCGACCTGGCCGCAGGCACCATCGCCCTGCACCGGCAACGGGGGGACCAGGTCCACGTGGCTTCCGTGACCCACGGGGCCCGTTCCCACGCGCCCAGCATTTACGATGACAAGCAGGAAGCTCTGGACGAGGCCAGGGAGGCCCAACTCCTCCAGGAGATCATCCAGGAGAAGAAGCAGGAGTTCGAAGCCGCCGCCCGGGCGGTCGACGCCACCGCGACCCACTTCCTGGGAGAGGACGACGAGCCCTTTGTGACGACCCGCAGAGTCATTCTCCGCCTGGCGGAGCTCTACCGGACGGTCCGGCCCGACATCCTGATCACCCATCACCGCACCGAGCAGAACCACCACGACCACCCGGAGGTGGGAGACGCCTCCGCCCGGGCCATCGTCACCGCCGCCCGTTGGCTGGAGGGTTCGCGCCTGGAGCCCTACGACGTGCCGACCGTCTACTACTACGGCACCCAGGACCGGCGCGACGTGCGGATCAACCGCGGCACGGTGGGGGTGGCGGCCACCCATGTCGTGGACATCGAGAGCGTCGTGGACCAGAAGCGGGAGGCGCTCAAGGCCTTTGCCACACAAAAATACCAGGGTAAAGGTTACGCCACGCCGGAGTACCTGAACCGCCGGCTCGAGAGCGTCGAGGGACACTACGGGCTGTTCAGCGGGTGCCGTTACGCCGAAGAGTTCATCGCCCGAGGGCCCCACGTCACCCGGCTACTGCCCTCGGTCCGCTGA
- a CDS encoding HigA family addiction module antitoxin, whose translation MPMKNPPHPGRGLKQDCAAAGLSITEAARKLGVARVTLSRVLNGKAGISPEMALKLEAVGWSNADFWVRLQAAYDLAQARLRKESEAA comes from the coding sequence ATGCCGATGAAGAACCCACCTCATCCCGGACGTGGACTCAAACAAGATTGTGCAGCAGCGGGACTGAGTATCACCGAGGCAGCCAGGAAGCTGGGCGTGGCCCGGGTCACTCTCTCTCGTGTGCTGAACGGCAAGGCGGGGATTTCACCTGAGATGGCTTTGAAGCTCGAAGCGGTGGGCTGGTCGAATGCCGATTTCTGGGTGCGCCTCCAAGCGGCGTATGATTTGGCACAAGCACGACTTCGCAAAGAGAGCGAAGCGGCCTGA